The segment GACAGGTCTTGACTGGAGTGTGTAACATTGCCCAAAAGCCTACAGCTATACTCCTCTACTTTAGCCCAGCCTGTTGTGTTAACCAAACAGAGGGAATGTATGCAGAGAGGCTGTAAGGCTCAACAGCACTGGATTGATGGCCCAAGCTCCTCTGTCGCCTGATGCTATCCTATCCTAACATTGGGTGCTGCACTGTCTAAGGTGGGGATagaaaggatgtgtgtgtgtgtgttcaggtttgGGCTGGATATGGGACTTACGCTCCGTCACCGTAGACTCTGATGGAGTTGATGCAGGTCTTGGTGAAGCCACGGCTCTGCAGGAAGGGGCAGTCGTCGCACAGCTCCACACACTGGCCGGAGTAGTTGCAGCCCTCAAACAGCTCAATTCTGTAGTGCTCACCATGctgagagagtggggagagaaggagagagatgagaagatgGCCGGAATTCATGTttgtataacacacacatacaaccagggacaacatacaaaaataaactgcaTGTCATCTGTGATCTGTTGACATATctgacatgacatgactcccATGTGTTGGTACCATGTGTTCAGCCCCGCCCTCTTTGGCTACTCACCATCCTGATTGGCTTGCAGGAGCCCATGTGATCGTTGTGGGAGTTCCAACGCTGGAACTCAGGGTACTCGCCGCGCTCCAGAATGTACTGCTGGCCCTTGAAGTCAGGGTGGTCGTAGCAGATCCAAGCGCCGCTCTCCACACGGATGGAGTTGACGCGGTTCATGAAGCCACGGTCCTGGAAGTTATCGCAGTCGCCGAACACCTCCAGCTTCCTCCCGGTGAAGCATTTGCCCTCGTAAAACACGATCTGAGGGTAGGGAGTGAaggggaccacacacacacacgtcagtacACAGATGATgcgggagggaggagggacagACACGTgttcacacacaacaaacacacacatatacccacacactcacacacatatacatgtatacacgTGTGCAAACCCCAACCAAGGGAGCGGTGGAGGAAAATGGGTGGGGGAGGAGAGATGTTGGAGTCAGTGTCAGGTGCCAGGTGCTCTGAGCTGCATATGAATGAAGTTGTCTATGGGGGCACTGTTGTGATGTGCATTTCAATGCTGCATTTGAGAAAtggcagagagaggaagcaagAGGAGAAATAGCCCAGAAATCCCAAACTGCTGCGTTTCCTTGATTGCTCTGCCTTCCTAGAATGGACTGTTCGGCTTTTCTGCTTTCCTCTAGAATGTGACTGGCGGACTGTTCGTATCTCTCAGTAAGCTGTCTAGATAGGGAATATTGGCTTTTAGCACACACTTCATTTCCTTTTGTCAAAAGGGAAGAACAATTATTCTTTCAATGGAAAGGCACTTtgcaaaaaaaatgtaaaaaaatgcagcTCAGTTCTTAATGACATCCTCTTTGATGGGAAAGAGCAGTCCTTTGTGTTGGCTTTGTGAGAGGTTTAGGTTGAAAAGACCAACATTTTGTCCATTTAATTGATTAGGAAATCCCATCTAATCCATAGCTATGAGATTGGCCCAGACTGGCGTCCATTGATTTGCAAAGTGTGAAATTGAAAAGCCAGGCCTCCAGATTACCAGTGCTGTGGAGAGACTCAGTGAGCGTTATAGTGAGCCAACTCCCATCCTCCACACGCTGGTCTCTCTCGCTGTGTCATCTATTGCCACTATatccactaccaccaccactactactactgctgctgctgctgctattgcTACTATGATTACTGTGTCCAACTTACTCCAACCCATTCTACTGTCACAACCAGCGCCAAATCTGAaacatctctttctctgccaACACCACAACCAACTCTTTCCAAGACACTAGAGAAATGTCACATAAAAAtagctgattaaaaaaaaaagcttgtcGCTGCTTTACACTTTGACAATTAGTACCTGGATAATTCACCCATGGGATGAGTCCAAAACACTGTTTtagagtcttttttttttaataaagctAATCTTTGACTCAAAATCCTTTTAAAAGTTCAATGCATATATTCTGATGTGGTCAAATGCCTCGCCTATTTCAGCCCTGCTCTGTGTTGGAAGCCAATAGGCCATGTACCTTTGGTCAGGTCGGCTTAAGTGCTTACCTTTCCAGAATACTGCGACATTTTCACTGGATGTTGTCCAACCTGACCCACAAGTAAGAAAGTGTGACACTGAAAAAGTTGGACACCCTGATATATATGGCCTGGCTCGTGCACGGTGGTATCGCGAGGTTTACCTGACAATGGCCGCACAATAAGGGGCTTAGGGCTTCTGCAAGCTGGGCATTTTCCCTTCACACTTGGCAATGCTGATTCTGGGCTTTAGCTGCAGGGGAAAATGTGGCTACACAATGGATTTTGCTTGAACGGGGCTTTGTAGGACTGTTTCGCATATGCTATGCTTCTCTTTAGCACATGCTGAATGCAAAGGACAGggaaccacagagagagagagacagagacagaaaagacagaaagagagagggactgggTGGGGTGGAGTAGAGAGAGTAGTAGAGTGTAATATGTTACTGACTTTGTTACTATAGCAACCAGGTGCTGTGCATGGCATTGGAAGGAGCTTTAATTATCGTGTCCTTTCTCCACTTTACCATGACCTACCTTTGTCTGTAAGTGCCTCCTCCCTGCTGAACTTTATATCAATTTAAGTATTTGCCACCAGAAAGCCTTGGATGATGAGAGAATGTCCTTTATTTCTGTTCTGTATGGTGATACAATGCCACTTCAGGACAGGGGACTATGCCATTCATTATAAAGTTTCAAGAGACTTTTGTTTAAATTGAATTATCTTGATGTTTCAAAAATGTGTAATCTATGCCCAACAATTGCTCTTTTAAAGTGGCATATTAAACTTGAAATTAGAATCCAAAGGAACAGTATAGTAAATATTTTTTGAACAATGCTCAGTATGCAGTAAGACAAACCTTTCCCACAATTTTGTACAATAAGGTATTTCACAAGCTACATGAGTATACAAGTTCATTTATTTGTCATAAATTAAATAGTGTGAATTGAACATCTGAAATGTTCTTAAGTTGTGTCACAACCACATCGTAGTACTTTGTACAAATCCTCTATGTCTGcccataataatataataatgaaTATCTGTTATAATATTCAGATAAAGTCACATAGCAGCACTAACAGTATGCATTATGCATCATTTATAAAAACTCACTGGCAGCTACATTACTCCTTGACCTACTCTAAATTCTTCAAGACTTTGAAACCAAGCTCTAGAAGTTGATGTCACTAACACAGTCTTGTTAATAAGTGTCTTGactattttaaatatatttttggggggcttttttatgtctttaatcagataggacagtgaagtgactgacaggaagcaagtgggagagatggGATGGGTTCGGGAAATGACCCGGGCCGGACTCAAATCCGGTCCCCGTAAGGTGGGTGGACCCAAATGTGGTATGGGTACTGAAGCCAGTTGAGCCACAGCGCCTCCATAGGTGTCTTGACCACTTATGTCTCTCCCTCAGAGACGTCTTTTCAGCTTCCCGCATACAGAAGCCAGCACTTAGGACACTCATCTCATCACGCACACAGAGTGTACATAACTTGCTGAGGCAAAAACATACCAATTAACCAAGCGTGTAAGTCATCTTCACAAAGGtattagatactttattcagaGATATTCATTCTATAGACACATTATATTGGCTGCTGCCCCCACTTTATAGGAGAAATCTGCAAGACTCCCAACCTGCATTACATTGGTATCAGATTTCTCCTCTTGACAGCAGAAGCACTCGATCGATCCAGAGTGCATCCATTAAGGAATGATAAAGCCATTTTATCAGGCTTGTGCATCCCTCTGAAACATGAGCACATCTTCATGCCAATAGGCCACTGACCTTCACACTATATTTCATCAGACGCAGATTTGACCTTAACGCTACATTCAAAAGTGAGTTAACCTTGTTATTACCCTTAATATGATTATAAAGCACACAATAGTTCAGTAAAATGGTCTTTGTTCATGCTGAATCAGCATGGTAAATACTTGACTAATTGTACTCGTAATATATACATTGATTACATTTGAATTACATAAAGAAGGTGGTTTGCCATACTTCAATGCAAAGATGGTTTGCAGATTAGAAGAGCAGTAGAAATAATGAAACTTATTGAAATGATACTAGTCAGAAATAAAAATAGCATTTTTCAGGGGGTTGGAGGAGTGTGCTGCGGTCGAGGGAGCTAGGTAGTAGACCATTAAGTGAGCCATAGCCAGATGATATGAAATTTCATTTCTGCCTTTGGTCTACCATCCCACCTTTTCAACACTCTGACAACATTAATTATCTATTCCTGTGTGAGTTGggatagttgtgtgtgtgtaacagtgtgaCACCACTTTCAAGTGCTTCTTGTGTGCATTGCAGAGTGTAGACGCTTGTAGCTCCAGATTTTGAAGCGGACATGAGTCCTCTACAGCAGGTGGTATTCAGTATTCAGTATACAGCAGGTGGTATTCAGCCAACGCATATTCAAGGCTCCCAAACAGCTGGTGTAGTGAAACAATATGCTGCTTTTAATGATTACAATCAAAAAAGT is part of the Alosa alosa isolate M-15738 ecotype Scorff River chromosome 16, AALO_Geno_1.1, whole genome shotgun sequence genome and harbors:
- the crygn2 gene encoding gamma-crystallin N-B; its protein translation is MSQYSGKIVFYEGKCFTGRKLEVFGDCDNFQDRGFMNRVNSIRVESGAWICYDHPDFKGQQYILERGEYPEFQRWNSHNDHMGSCKPIRMHGEHYRIELFEGCNYSGQCVELCDDCPFLQSRGFTKTCINSIRVYGDGAWVMYEEPNFRGRMYIVERGNYCSHNEWQAQNPNIQSIRRVVNYF